The following proteins are encoded in a genomic region of Micrococcaceae bacterium Sec5.8:
- a CDS encoding DUF1998 domain-containing protein, giving the protein MSTGSMRRAQVVTPFGVGAMSVLVNGTSIITAGLDHWYPASNPNLALEEYQEHDWRLEARLRVQEFRLPPDYRYQGAGSDQRNVKLTVPVLRFPRWSFCMYCKRLKLSTLTMQQGEKCPDSEHADRQYKPRMSQVPFVAICIAGHLDDFPFDKWVHRAHNPKCKGVLRLESRGGGGLEGQVVTCGLVKGKVVDGCGKQRSLLGITGSWRDSQGEEHTNLTDQLSLNENDPHYCTGARPWLAELDGVCGLPMRGALRGAGNVYFPKVESSIYLPRKEGAVSVEMHELMRHPAVSATMRTLHTAFGEDLDVAVLRKTLMRNVPPERFRPISDEELMAGYRDLLGVEGPQPELSEEGGTELLTEDDEWRYPEYVAIRETPKDDYLTATNPGMHADLALHFDRVRSVDVLRETRALRGFTRVRDDVLKLSVGKALLRRQSLSPEQDWLPAYVVKGEGIYIEIDSDRLAKWEARPEVQARADKITAHYGHVASQRGLHARTLSPRYVLLHTLGHLLINQLVFACGYSSASLRERLYVSDAADRHTAGLLLYTAAGDSEGTMGGLVRMSRPDNMRSVFASALSGARWCSTDPVCMDAGEKGQGPDSCNLAACHGCALLPETSCEQFNRFLDRGLVIGTLTDPTLGYFSDLEL; this is encoded by the coding sequence ATGAGTACGGGTAGCATGCGGCGGGCGCAGGTCGTTACGCCGTTCGGTGTGGGGGCGATGAGTGTCCTGGTCAATGGGACGTCGATCATTACTGCTGGCTTGGATCACTGGTATCCGGCTAGTAATCCAAACCTCGCTTTGGAGGAGTACCAGGAGCACGACTGGCGCCTTGAGGCGCGGCTGCGGGTTCAGGAGTTCCGTCTCCCGCCGGATTATCGCTACCAAGGCGCAGGAAGCGATCAACGTAACGTCAAGCTGACGGTGCCGGTGCTGCGATTTCCTCGCTGGAGCTTCTGTATGTACTGCAAACGACTCAAGCTCAGCACCCTTACTATGCAACAGGGTGAGAAGTGTCCAGACTCAGAGCACGCCGACAGACAGTACAAGCCCCGGATGTCCCAGGTGCCCTTCGTCGCCATCTGCATAGCTGGGCATCTCGACGACTTCCCATTCGACAAGTGGGTGCACCGCGCTCATAACCCGAAATGTAAGGGTGTCTTGCGCCTTGAATCACGGGGTGGTGGGGGCCTCGAGGGTCAGGTCGTAACCTGTGGCCTTGTCAAGGGAAAAGTTGTTGATGGTTGCGGGAAACAGCGGTCACTTCTCGGCATCACGGGATCGTGGCGAGACTCCCAAGGTGAAGAGCACACAAACCTGACCGATCAGCTGTCCTTGAACGAGAATGACCCGCACTACTGCACTGGCGCACGGCCGTGGTTGGCGGAACTCGACGGCGTCTGCGGGTTGCCTATGCGAGGCGCGCTGCGTGGTGCCGGGAACGTCTACTTCCCGAAAGTGGAGTCATCGATCTACCTCCCGAGGAAAGAGGGCGCGGTCAGTGTAGAGATGCACGAGTTGATGCGTCACCCGGCGGTGAGTGCGACCATGCGGACCCTGCACACAGCTTTTGGCGAAGATCTTGATGTCGCGGTACTGCGTAAGACGCTAATGCGTAACGTTCCGCCGGAACGATTTAGGCCGATCTCGGATGAAGAACTCATGGCCGGCTATCGAGACCTGCTGGGGGTCGAAGGGCCGCAGCCTGAGTTGAGCGAGGAAGGCGGTACGGAGCTCCTTACGGAAGACGACGAATGGCGCTATCCCGAATACGTTGCGATCCGCGAAACGCCGAAGGACGATTACCTGACGGCAACCAATCCGGGAATGCATGCCGACCTGGCGTTGCATTTCGACCGTGTGAGGAGCGTTGATGTCTTACGAGAGACGAGGGCACTCCGTGGCTTTACGCGGGTGCGAGATGACGTCCTCAAGCTCAGCGTCGGGAAGGCTCTCTTACGTCGTCAGTCGCTTTCACCTGAACAGGACTGGCTGCCTGCATACGTCGTGAAGGGCGAGGGGATCTATATCGAGATTGACAGCGATCGCCTCGCGAAGTGGGAGGCTCGACCTGAGGTCCAGGCACGAGCGGACAAGATTACCGCGCACTACGGCCACGTCGCGTCGCAGCGTGGGCTCCATGCACGCACGCTCAGCCCACGGTACGTACTGCTTCATACGTTGGGCCATCTGCTGATTAATCAGCTGGTCTTCGCCTGTGGTTACAGCTCCGCGTCCCTTCGGGAGCGGTTGTATGTGTCTGATGCAGCTGATCGGCATACAGCAGGACTCTTGCTCTACACTGCGGCGGGAGACTCCGAAGGCACGATGGGCGGGCTCGTCAGGATGTCTCGCCCGGACAACATGCGGTCGGTCTTTGCGTCGGCGCTGAGCGGAGCACGTTGGTGTTCGACCGACCCAGTTTGCATGGATGCAGGCGAGAAGGGGCAGGGTCCGGACTCGTGCAACCTCGCGGCCTGCCACGGCTGCGCGTTGTTGCCTGAGACCAGCTGTGAGCAGTTCAACCGGTTCCTGGATCGCGGTCTGGTGATCGGGACTCTGACCGATCCAACGCTTGGCTACTTTTCCGATCTAGAACTGTAG
- a CDS encoding helicase-related protein codes for MHLDAPTVEVKGRLRHDEADSDDFDLSDANTFKPSAMAISFKCRVPTNGYLVVTVKGAYYDKLSVHIPGVTKAREWWLRRPFELSGTVPGHVLLNENNRLKNVDTASGEERPRVAPTTQVFSRPVPGEHDPELRLVTVAVLNQTSGTGSASALFQMGFTVAAAGGLTIEAYHDVEQPDRDEEEQSIDLLYRNKRTYAIGHGCAAEWGEAKHEATSWVQAEPLPVYEVVSLTPNIYVTDETGNRTPVMVSMASLAEGSDAGRVQVETVLRLYDVWITQQERLIPELSPRFRPAATRHMTLCREALARMRAGWDLVNSNPIAGRAFRLMNEAMLYQQVRSRFEPREVAAGSGGILRVQGPHPEPVVKPGTGNWRPFQIAFILASLPELVEPSRATRGIVDLIFFPTGGGKTEAYLGASAISLLARRLRNPEDAGTDTLMRYTLRLLTAQQFLRAAALVCVLEDIRSKNAEDLGETRFSIGIWLGGSSTPNTWKRAVEVLSQLRRDPQTQNEFLLLRCPWCGAQMGTKPRGRSGQDVIGYEQVGQKVIFRCVDTVCLFSGRKGLPVHVVDDDIYETRPSIVIGTVDKFAMMAWRPESRRLFGLGDDGSRQVSPPGLIIQDELHLISGPLGSMVGLYEPVIDELCTDYRGGEPVPPKIIASTATIRRYEDQIRGLFGRQQVALFPPHGLEEGHSFFAEAATLDDGSLEPGRRYLGVMSSSLGSMQTVQVRVAAATLQAGTEIPEPDRDGYWTNVNFLNSLRELGNTVSLLESDVPDYLTGLRFRDGIEPRWPRETMELTSRRRSDEIPKAIEVLQARYGSPNCVDICLASNIIEVGVDIDRLGLMTIVGQPKTTAQYIQVSGRVGRRADVSPGLVIAIYGAAKPRDRSHYERFRTYHQRLYAQVEPTSVTPFAAPVLRRALHAAAVAHIRHVAPLLPPYPFPLREYEDAIALLEARAAIADPDEVPVLKRMAKRRARQWASWERTMWSANVIQGDPKQGLMRYAGTLPDLDSEATIWEVPTSMRNVDAECRLQISLAYNRVDAEAEEGEL; via the coding sequence GTGCATCTCGACGCCCCGACTGTTGAGGTCAAGGGGCGACTTCGCCATGATGAGGCAGATTCCGACGACTTCGACCTCAGCGACGCCAACACCTTCAAGCCGTCAGCGATGGCGATCTCGTTCAAATGCCGCGTGCCGACAAACGGCTACTTGGTAGTCACGGTGAAGGGCGCCTACTACGACAAGTTGAGCGTGCACATTCCGGGAGTGACCAAAGCCCGCGAGTGGTGGCTCCGTCGCCCGTTCGAACTCTCTGGCACGGTTCCGGGGCACGTGCTTCTAAACGAGAACAATCGGCTCAAGAACGTTGATACGGCAAGTGGCGAAGAGCGACCGCGCGTTGCTCCGACTACGCAGGTCTTCAGCCGGCCGGTTCCCGGAGAGCATGACCCTGAACTCCGGCTCGTGACAGTGGCCGTTCTGAATCAAACGTCAGGCACCGGTTCGGCCAGCGCCCTGTTCCAGATGGGCTTCACGGTTGCTGCCGCGGGTGGGCTCACGATCGAGGCCTACCACGACGTCGAGCAGCCGGACCGGGACGAAGAAGAACAATCTATAGATCTGCTGTACAGGAACAAGCGGACCTACGCAATTGGACACGGCTGTGCTGCGGAGTGGGGCGAAGCCAAGCACGAGGCAACGTCGTGGGTCCAGGCTGAACCGCTCCCGGTATATGAGGTCGTCAGCTTGACGCCGAACATATACGTGACGGATGAGACGGGAAACAGAACGCCGGTCATGGTTAGCATGGCGTCGTTGGCTGAGGGAAGCGACGCAGGACGGGTGCAGGTTGAAACAGTCCTACGCCTCTACGATGTGTGGATCACCCAGCAGGAGAGACTCATCCCGGAACTTTCGCCCCGTTTTCGGCCAGCCGCGACGAGGCACATGACGCTCTGTCGTGAGGCGCTGGCTAGGATGCGGGCCGGGTGGGATCTCGTGAACTCTAATCCGATCGCTGGCCGCGCCTTCCGGCTAATGAACGAAGCCATGCTCTACCAGCAGGTGCGATCGCGCTTCGAGCCTCGCGAAGTCGCCGCCGGGTCTGGTGGAATTCTGCGAGTGCAGGGTCCGCACCCGGAACCTGTCGTGAAGCCGGGGACGGGCAACTGGCGTCCATTCCAGATCGCCTTCATCCTGGCTAGTTTGCCTGAACTCGTGGAGCCTTCGCGTGCCACCCGCGGAATAGTAGACCTGATCTTCTTTCCGACTGGTGGAGGTAAGACGGAGGCTTACCTCGGTGCGTCGGCGATCAGCTTGCTTGCCCGGCGTCTGCGCAACCCAGAGGATGCGGGCACCGACACGCTCATGCGCTACACGCTGCGGCTGCTAACAGCACAACAGTTTCTTCGTGCTGCGGCATTGGTCTGCGTTCTAGAGGACATCCGATCGAAGAATGCGGAGGATCTCGGCGAGACCCGATTTAGTATTGGGATTTGGCTTGGTGGGTCCTCTACTCCGAATACCTGGAAGAGGGCCGTCGAGGTTCTGAGTCAGTTGAGGCGCGACCCGCAGACACAGAATGAGTTTCTGCTACTCCGCTGTCCTTGGTGCGGGGCTCAGATGGGCACGAAACCGAGAGGGCGAAGTGGTCAGGACGTCATCGGCTACGAACAAGTCGGGCAGAAGGTCATCTTTCGCTGTGTCGATACGGTCTGTCTGTTCAGCGGACGGAAGGGGTTGCCGGTGCATGTCGTCGACGACGACATCTACGAAACTCGCCCATCGATCGTCATCGGTACCGTCGACAAGTTCGCCATGATGGCTTGGCGCCCAGAGTCGAGACGACTGTTCGGCTTAGGCGATGACGGTAGCCGCCAGGTGTCTCCGCCTGGCCTCATCATCCAGGACGAGCTCCATCTGATCTCTGGACCGCTTGGCTCGATGGTCGGTCTATATGAACCCGTGATCGACGAGCTGTGCACCGATTATCGCGGCGGTGAGCCTGTGCCGCCCAAGATCATCGCATCGACGGCCACCATTCGGCGGTATGAGGATCAAATCCGGGGACTCTTCGGACGCCAGCAGGTGGCACTCTTCCCGCCGCATGGGCTGGAAGAAGGGCATTCGTTTTTCGCTGAGGCGGCCACGCTCGACGATGGCTCGCTCGAGCCGGGACGCCGCTATCTCGGCGTCATGAGCTCTTCGCTCGGGTCGATGCAGACTGTCCAAGTGCGAGTCGCAGCGGCAACCCTGCAGGCAGGTACCGAGATCCCCGAGCCCGACCGTGATGGTTACTGGACGAATGTCAACTTCCTCAACAGCCTGCGCGAGCTGGGCAACACCGTGTCGCTGCTGGAATCGGACGTACCTGACTACTTGACCGGACTGCGCTTCCGGGATGGTATCGAACCGCGTTGGCCGCGGGAGACGATGGAGCTCACCTCCCGGCGTCGAAGCGATGAGATCCCGAAGGCCATCGAGGTACTCCAGGCTCGTTACGGGTCGCCGAACTGTGTCGACATCTGCTTGGCGTCGAACATCATCGAAGTCGGTGTCGATATCGACCGGCTCGGACTCATGACGATCGTTGGCCAGCCCAAGACCACGGCACAGTACATCCAGGTCAGCGGTCGAGTCGGCCGTCGGGCGGACGTCAGTCCCGGGCTAGTCATTGCTATCTATGGCGCGGCGAAGCCGCGAGACCGAAGCCACTATGAGCGCTTTCGCACCTACCATCAACGGCTCTACGCGCAGGTCGAGCCAACGTCGGTGACGCCGTTTGCTGCGCCGGTGTTGCGTCGCGCACTCCATGCCGCTGCGGTGGCACACATCCGCCATGTAGCGCCGCTACTCCCGCCGTACCCGTTTCCGCTGCGCGAGTATGAAGATGCGATTGCTCTGCTTGAAGCACGGGCAGCCATCGCCGACCCCGACGAGGTGCCGGTGCTGAAACGCATGGCCAAGCGCCGGGCCCGGCAGTGGGCGAGCTGGGAGCGAACTATGTGGTCGGCCAACGTCATTCAAGGGGATCCTAAACAGGGTTTGATGCGGTATGCCGGAACCCTGCCGGACCTCGACAGCGAGGCGACGATCTGGGAAGTCCCGACCAGCATGCGCAACGTCGACGCTGAGTGTCGGTTGCAGATTTCCCTTGCTTACAACCGGGTTGACGCAGAGGCTGAGGAGGGAGAACTATGA